The following are encoded together in the Planococcus antarcticus DSM 14505 genome:
- a CDS encoding bifunctional 3-deoxy-7-phosphoheptulonate synthase/chorismate mutase — MSNLELEQLREKVDAVNLQILSLINERASVIQDIGKLKEKQGVNRYDPLRERHMLNLLKDNNDGPLDQKTVDHIFKEIFKSALDMQEEDIRKALLVSRKKKAEDTVITINGEQVGSGDPSFIFGPCAVESQEQVMKVAEAIGAKGLKMIRGGAYKPRTSPYDFQGLGLDGLKMLKKAADQYDLAVVSEIVTPGHLEAALDYVDVVQVGARNMQNFELLKAVGQINKPVLLKRGMSATVDEFIHAAEYIIASGNENIILCERGIRTYEKATRNTLDISAVPILKQETHLPVFVDVTHSTGRRDLLLPAAKAAIAIGADGVMAEVHPDPAVALSDAQQQMDLGQFDEYYDALMKFMKQYELKV; from the coding sequence ATGAGTAATTTAGAGTTAGAACAGCTAAGAGAAAAAGTGGACGCAGTCAACCTGCAGATTCTGTCTCTGATCAACGAGAGAGCTTCCGTAATTCAGGACATCGGTAAGTTGAAAGAAAAGCAAGGAGTTAACCGCTACGATCCGTTGCGGGAACGCCATATGCTAAACCTATTGAAGGATAATAATGATGGTCCATTGGATCAGAAGACCGTTGATCATATTTTTAAAGAGATCTTCAAGTCAGCACTGGATATGCAAGAAGAGGATATCCGTAAAGCGTTGCTTGTTTCACGTAAAAAGAAAGCTGAAGACACAGTGATTACTATTAATGGTGAACAAGTCGGCTCTGGAGACCCTTCCTTTATTTTCGGTCCATGTGCAGTAGAATCCCAGGAACAGGTAATGAAAGTTGCTGAAGCAATTGGAGCGAAAGGCTTGAAAATGATCCGCGGCGGAGCTTACAAGCCACGTACATCGCCTTATGATTTCCAAGGCCTTGGTTTAGACGGATTGAAGATGCTGAAAAAAGCGGCTGACCAGTATGATCTGGCTGTTGTTTCAGAAATCGTTACACCTGGACATCTTGAAGCGGCTCTTGATTACGTAGATGTTGTACAAGTCGGAGCACGCAACATGCAGAACTTCGAATTGCTAAAAGCAGTGGGACAGATCAATAAACCCGTTCTTTTGAAACGTGGCATGTCAGCAACTGTGGATGAATTCATCCATGCAGCTGAATACATTATCGCTTCAGGAAACGAAAACATCATTTTATGTGAGCGTGGAATCCGTACTTACGAAAAAGCAACACGTAACACATTGGATATCTCGGCAGTACCAATCTTAAAACAAGAAACGCATCTTCCAGTATTTGTGGACGTAACTCACTCAACAGGTCGTCGTGATCTATTGTTGCCAGCGGCTAAAGCTGCCATTGCAATCGGAGCAGATGGCGTAATGGCTGAGGTTCATCCGGATCCTGCAGTAGCATTATCTGATGCTCAACAGCAGATGGATTTGGGCCAATTCGATGAGTACTACGATGCATTAATGAAATTTATGAAACAGTATGAATTGAAAGTGTGA
- a CDS encoding acetoin utilization AcuB family protein, protein MLVEEIMKTDVYTLSSDQTVQDVMDLFKDKRIRHAPIVDDEKVVGIVTDRDLKDAVPSRFTVSPKGEPYKKKVTEIMTPNPITAHPLDFVEEVAMIFYEQKIGCIPVVSNQKLVGFLTETDLLYTFIELTGAHQPGSQIEVRVKNRSGILYEVSKVFHQQNVNVLSVLVYPDRENSNNKILVFRVQTMNPLAIINEMRKEGFDVLWPNMPQVNE, encoded by the coding sequence ATGTTGGTGGAAGAAATTATGAAAACTGATGTCTACACGCTTAGTTCCGACCAAACTGTTCAGGATGTTATGGACTTGTTTAAAGACAAGCGGATTCGCCATGCACCTATTGTTGATGATGAAAAAGTCGTCGGCATTGTGACCGATCGCGACTTGAAAGATGCTGTGCCTTCTAGATTCACTGTCTCACCAAAAGGTGAACCTTATAAAAAGAAAGTCACAGAAATCATGACGCCAAATCCGATTACGGCCCATCCTCTAGACTTTGTGGAGGAAGTGGCAATGATTTTCTATGAACAGAAAATTGGCTGTATTCCGGTTGTCAGCAACCAAAAACTCGTCGGTTTCTTGACCGAGACAGATCTTTTGTATACATTTATCGAACTGACCGGTGCACACCAGCCAGGCTCGCAAATCGAAGTTCGAGTTAAGAACCGTTCAGGTATCCTGTACGAAGTCTCGAAAGTATTTCATCAGCAGAACGTCAATGTGCTAAGTGTCCTCGTTTACCCCGACAGAGAAAACAGCAATAACAAGATTCTTGTTTTCCGTGTTCAGACGATGAATCCACTCGCCATTATTAACGAAATGCGTAAAGAAGGATTCGATGTCCTATGGCCAAACATGCCACAAGTGAACGAATGA
- a CDS encoding DUF948 domain-containing protein has protein sequence MDWQILLYIAAIVAAIGFLILCVALAMTLNSLKNTLKEVSGTVSGLENQLQGVTLETTNLLHKTNELAEDIQVKSEKLNGVVDAVKGVGNSVADLNSTVRNITSKVGVHVEQNEDKIAQVVQWGNVAMGIRDKWNERKIYEARANAAYAPEPKQKKLPHNEQY, from the coding sequence ATGGATTGGCAAATCTTGCTTTACATTGCAGCGATCGTAGCAGCTATTGGATTCTTAATTCTATGCGTAGCGTTGGCAATGACATTAAATTCATTAAAAAACACGTTAAAAGAAGTTTCAGGAACCGTTTCTGGTCTTGAAAATCAATTGCAGGGGGTAACGTTAGAAACGACAAATTTACTGCATAAAACAAATGAACTTGCTGAAGATATTCAAGTGAAGTCAGAAAAGTTGAATGGTGTCGTAGATGCAGTGAAAGGCGTCGGTAACTCTGTAGCTGATTTAAACTCTACTGTTCGTAACATCACTTCAAAAGTTGGCGTGCATGTAGAACAAAACGAAGATAAAATTGCGCAAGTTGTCCAATGGGGCAATGTAGCGATGGGTATCCGTGATAAATGGAATGAGCGCAAAATTTATGAAGCTCGTGCAAATGCAGCTTATGCACCTGAACCAAAACAAAAGAAATTGCCACATAACGAACAGTACTAA
- a CDS encoding YtxH domain-containing protein — MSKNKDNYSQSNFNDSQYSKDYYTQGGQHNQNSGQNYQQSDYVPQSYGASNRYDDLYNYEESGGGSSFLVGILVGGIIGAAAALFLAPKSGKEFQADLKTQATTLKEKAAQQSDSTSDDSAGFAQQLKEQSTKVVDKVKHMKAGNSPMDDGTASSEGEESIDIHSTVQNTPNKSDNKGSDAFTSTANALKEAVEEVKEEKKSDSSSSTVGNTGSSTNSNTANSSKGPNTTSSNNNSNKSSTISSNNNSSSDNHNKKN; from the coding sequence ATGAGTAAAAACAAAGACAATTACAGTCAGTCTAATTTTAACGATTCTCAGTACAGCAAGGATTACTACACACAAGGTGGACAGCATAACCAGAACAGCGGCCAAAACTATCAGCAAAGCGACTATGTGCCCCAGTCATACGGCGCCTCTAACCGTTACGACGATCTTTATAATTATGAAGAATCTGGCGGAGGATCAAGCTTCCTAGTTGGTATTTTGGTCGGCGGGATTATCGGAGCTGCGGCTGCATTATTCTTAGCTCCTAAATCTGGCAAAGAATTTCAGGCTGACTTGAAAACGCAGGCGACAACTTTGAAAGAAAAGGCAGCGCAGCAGTCAGATTCAACTAGTGATGATTCAGCAGGCTTTGCTCAGCAGTTGAAAGAACAATCGACTAAAGTAGTGGACAAAGTGAAACATATGAAAGCTGGAAACTCGCCTATGGATGATGGCACAGCTTCTTCAGAAGGAGAAGAGTCGATTGATATCCACTCAACTGTTCAAAATACTCCAAACAAATCAGACAACAAAGGTTCTGATGCATTCACTTCTACTGCCAACGCATTAAAAGAAGCGGTCGAAGAAGTGAAAGAAGAAAAAAAATCGGATTCAAGTTCGTCAACAGTCGGCAACACCGGCAGCAGCACGAACAGCAACACAGCAAATTCAAGCAAAGGTCCAAATACGACCAGCAGCAACAACAACAGCAATAAATCGTCAACAATTTCATCAAACAATAATTCTTCAAGCGACAACCACAATAAAAAGAATTAA
- the murC gene encoding UDP-N-acetylmuramate--L-alanine ligase encodes MTVLHFTGIKGSGMSPLAQIMHDMGEQVQGSDIEQHFFTEDRLRDRGITILPFDANNIEKDMTIVAGNAFGDDHPELAKARELGATIIRYHQFLGDLMKQYVSVAITGAHGKTSTTGLMAHVLAGFKPVSYLIGDGTGVGQADSHFFVAEACEYRRHFLAYHPDYAIMTNIDFDHPDYFTGIDDVFKAFEEMAKQVKKCIIACGDDEYLQQIHAPVPVVYYGFGEENDFQARNVVKTTTGTTFDVVIRNEFFHTFTIPMFGDHAILNALAVISLCHYESIPADIIQQQFEDFEGVKRRFTQTSIGDRILIDDYAHHPTEIRATLQSARQKYPERELIAIFQPHTFTRTQTFLQEFADCLTESDHVYLCDIFGSAREKAGTLKIQDLAEKIDGSRLLQLNEVDSLKKHGNAVYLFMGAGDVTKFQEAFANGLNTGETV; translated from the coding sequence ATGACAGTTTTACATTTTACCGGGATCAAAGGTTCTGGTATGAGTCCGCTTGCACAAATCATGCATGATATGGGCGAACAAGTTCAAGGTTCTGATATTGAACAGCATTTTTTCACCGAAGACCGACTTCGTGATAGAGGCATAACTATCTTGCCGTTCGACGCAAACAATATAGAAAAAGATATGACCATCGTTGCTGGTAATGCCTTTGGCGATGATCATCCCGAATTGGCCAAAGCGCGTGAATTAGGTGCGACCATTATTCGCTATCATCAGTTTTTAGGCGACTTAATGAAGCAATATGTTTCTGTTGCCATCACTGGAGCGCACGGTAAAACCTCGACAACAGGCTTGATGGCGCACGTACTGGCCGGATTCAAACCCGTGTCGTATTTGATCGGTGACGGAACTGGCGTAGGACAAGCAGATTCCCATTTCTTTGTGGCAGAAGCTTGTGAGTATCGCCGCCATTTTCTTGCCTATCATCCGGATTACGCGATTATGACGAATATCGATTTTGATCATCCGGATTATTTCACGGGAATCGACGATGTTTTCAAGGCATTCGAAGAAATGGCCAAACAAGTGAAAAAATGCATTATTGCCTGCGGGGATGACGAATACCTTCAGCAGATCCACGCGCCAGTTCCAGTTGTCTACTACGGATTTGGAGAAGAAAACGATTTTCAGGCTAGAAATGTAGTGAAGACTACAACAGGAACAACTTTCGATGTGGTCATCCGCAATGAATTTTTCCATACGTTCACGATTCCGATGTTTGGCGACCACGCCATTCTGAATGCTCTGGCTGTTATTTCTTTGTGCCATTACGAAAGTATTCCTGCTGACATCATTCAGCAGCAATTCGAGGATTTTGAAGGCGTTAAGCGCCGCTTTACGCAAACATCGATCGGTGACCGTATTTTAATTGATGACTATGCGCACCATCCGACAGAAATCCGAGCGACTTTGCAATCTGCTCGTCAAAAATATCCAGAACGAGAACTCATTGCGATTTTCCAGCCACATACATTTACACGGACACAGACTTTTTTGCAAGAATTCGCGGACTGTCTGACTGAATCGGACCACGTTTATCTTTGTGATATTTTCGGTTCTGCACGCGAAAAAGCCGGAACTTTGAAAATACAGGACCTGGCAGAGAAAATCGATGGTAGCCGTTTACTGCAGTTGAACGAAGTAGACTCTTTGAAAAAGCATGGCAATGCCGTTTATCTGTTTATGGGAGCAGGCGATGTTACCAAATTCCAAGAAGCCTTCGCAAATGGACTAAATACAGGAGAAACAGTTTAA
- the ccpA gene encoding catabolite control protein A: protein MTVTIYDVAREANVSMATVSRVVNANQNVKPATRKKVLKVIEELGYRPNAVARGLASKKTTTVGVIIPDISNSMYAELARGIEDIATMYRYNIILSNSDQNENKELQLLETMLGKQVDGIVFMSDVISTELLYEMERSPTPIVLAGSIDESAAIASVNIDYYGAAYEAVKKFIDNGHKKIAFVSGPLTSMINKEYKLKAYKDALADAGIDYDENLIVECNNSYDEGMESVQTLAPFEPTAYFVSNDEMSIGVIHGLEELGKKIPSDAEVISYENSKLARMARPMLTSVAFPLYDIGAVSMRLLTKYMNNEEIEEKQVILPYRIEERQSTKNI from the coding sequence ATGACCGTTACGATATACGATGTGGCAAGAGAGGCGAACGTTTCCATGGCTACTGTGTCACGGGTAGTAAATGCCAATCAAAACGTAAAACCTGCCACAAGAAAGAAAGTACTAAAAGTGATAGAAGAATTGGGCTATCGTCCAAATGCTGTTGCTCGTGGGCTTGCAAGCAAGAAGACAACGACGGTCGGCGTCATCATACCCGATATTTCCAATAGCATGTACGCTGAACTGGCCCGTGGAATTGAAGATATCGCTACAATGTATCGTTACAATATTATTCTATCCAACTCGGATCAGAATGAAAATAAAGAACTTCAGTTATTGGAGACAATGCTCGGAAAACAAGTAGATGGAATTGTTTTTATGAGTGATGTGATTTCAACTGAACTTCTTTATGAAATGGAACGTTCTCCGACACCAATTGTTTTAGCCGGTTCAATTGATGAATCAGCGGCGATTGCTTCGGTCAATATCGATTATTATGGGGCAGCCTACGAAGCCGTAAAGAAATTTATTGATAACGGTCACAAGAAAATCGCTTTTGTTTCAGGTCCGTTAACTTCGATGATTAACAAAGAGTATAAGCTGAAAGCCTACAAAGATGCTTTGGCTGATGCGGGTATTGACTACGATGAAAACTTGATTGTGGAATGCAATAATTCCTACGATGAAGGAATGGAGTCTGTTCAAACATTGGCACCATTTGAGCCGACTGCTTATTTTGTCAGTAATGATGAAATGTCGATCGGTGTTATTCATGGATTGGAAGAACTAGGAAAAAAAATACCGTCGGATGCAGAAGTCATCAGCTACGAAAATTCCAAATTGGCGCGGATGGCCCGTCCGATGCTGACGTCTGTCGCTTTCCCGCTTTACGATATCGGTGCTGTTTCTATGCGCTTGTTGACAAAGTACATGAACAATGAAGAAATCGAAGAAAAGCAAGTCATTCTTCCCTATCGAATCGAAGAAAGGCAATCAACTAAAAACATTTAG
- a CDS encoding GNAT family N-acetyltransferase has translation MEHKKTYNSVELETQHGTLIIEGPLPGKEISELEFHEDLVAFRPPSQQHKAIVEIADLPEGRILVAREENMIVGYVTFLYPDPLERWSEGKMDNLIELGAIEVIPKYRGSGVGKSLLKISMMDDAFEDFIVITTEYYWHWDLKGTGLNVWEYRKIMEKMMQAGGLEYYATDDPEISSHPANCLMAKIGSRVDNESIQKFDQLRFMNRYMY, from the coding sequence ATGGAACACAAAAAAACGTACAACTCCGTAGAATTGGAAACCCAACATGGCACTTTGATCATTGAAGGCCCTCTTCCCGGAAAAGAAATAAGTGAGCTCGAATTTCATGAAGATTTGGTCGCTTTTAGACCTCCTTCACAGCAGCATAAAGCCATTGTAGAAATTGCTGACTTGCCGGAAGGGCGAATTCTTGTTGCCCGAGAAGAAAACATGATTGTCGGCTATGTCACATTTCTCTATCCTGATCCTCTAGAGCGCTGGTCAGAAGGAAAGATGGATAACCTGATTGAGCTCGGAGCCATTGAAGTCATCCCAAAATACAGAGGTAGTGGTGTTGGAAAATCTTTATTAAAGATTTCGATGATGGATGACGCTTTCGAAGATTTCATTGTCATCACGACTGAGTATTATTGGCATTGGGATTTAAAAGGAACAGGATTGAATGTCTGGGAATACCGTAAAATCATGGAGAAAATGATGCAAGCCGGCGGACTTGAATATTACGCCACTGACGATCCTGAAATCAGCTCGCATCCGGCAAACTGCCTGATGGCCAAAATTGGCAGTCGTGTAGATAATGAATCGATTCAAAAATTCGATCAGCTGCGGTTCATGAATCGCTATATGTATTGA
- the ytxJ gene encoding bacillithiol system redox-active protein YtxJ, producing MKNLVQVNSLDSLKQAVGHNQHYWLFKHSSTCPVSAEAWNEYNEYCSLHSNQIFLYLVVQEDREFSQAIEEITGMKHESPQLFHFTSQKVDWHASHHKIKRESMQEFIA from the coding sequence ATGAAAAATTTAGTGCAAGTGAATAGTCTGGACAGTTTAAAACAGGCAGTGGGGCACAATCAGCATTACTGGCTTTTCAAACATAGCAGTACGTGTCCGGTATCCGCTGAAGCGTGGAATGAGTACAACGAATATTGCTCATTACATTCAAACCAAATCTTTTTGTATCTAGTAGTACAAGAAGATCGGGAATTCTCCCAAGCAATTGAAGAGATTACGGGCATGAAACATGAATCGCCCCAATTGTTCCATTTCACGAGTCAAAAAGTGGATTGGCATGCTTCTCATCATAAAATTAAGCGAGAATCTATGCAGGAATTTATTGCTTAA
- the acsA gene encoding acetate--CoA ligase: MNVEALPARQGTHQLHNYEEIAANFDWTEVEKEFSWYESGKVNMAHEAIDRHADSYRKNKVALYYKDQNRHEAYTFYEMKRMTNRAANLLQSTSNLEKGDRIFIFMPRSPELYFMMFGALKMGLIVGPLFEAFMEGAIYDRLDDSEAKSIITTPELLERIPYDRLPNLETIYLVGDEVKEQDGHIDVLKHLPDSSDNFELEWLDKEDGLVLHYTSGSTGKPKGVLHAQYAMVQQYQTGKWVLDFNETDIYWCTADPGWVTGTAYGVFSPWLNGVTTVILGGRFSPDGWYKAIEDFGVTVWYSAPTAFRMLMGAGDALVKEYDLSTLRHVLSVGEPLNPEVVRWGAQVFDKRIHDTWWMTETGAQTICNYPAMDIKPGSMGKPVPGIKVAIVDDQGNELPPNQMGNLAIEKGWPAMMRQIWNNPAKYDSYFLKDKWYVSGDSAYMDEEGYFWFQGRVDDVIMTSGERVGPFEVESKLLEHPAVAEAGVIGKPDPVRGEIIKAFVALNDGYEPSEELVQDIQQFVKKGLAAHAAPREIEFKDKLPKTRSGKIMRRVLKAWELDLPTGDLSTMED, translated from the coding sequence ATGAATGTGGAAGCTTTACCAGCACGACAAGGAACTCATCAATTACATAATTATGAAGAGATAGCTGCTAACTTCGACTGGACAGAAGTTGAGAAGGAATTTAGCTGGTATGAGAGCGGAAAAGTGAATATGGCTCACGAAGCGATTGACCGCCACGCAGATTCCTATCGAAAAAATAAAGTGGCTCTGTACTACAAAGACCAGAACAGACATGAGGCATATACGTTTTATGAGATGAAGCGGATGACGAACCGTGCTGCCAACTTGCTTCAATCAACTTCGAATTTGGAAAAAGGGGATCGAATCTTTATTTTCATGCCGCGTTCTCCAGAACTTTATTTTATGATGTTCGGGGCGTTAAAAATGGGGCTGATTGTTGGACCTTTGTTTGAAGCATTTATGGAAGGTGCCATTTATGACCGGCTCGATGACAGTGAGGCTAAATCTATTATTACAACGCCAGAACTGTTGGAGCGTATCCCTTATGACCGGTTGCCAAATTTGGAAACGATTTATCTTGTGGGAGACGAAGTCAAGGAGCAGGACGGGCATATCGATGTACTAAAACATTTACCAGACAGTTCGGACAACTTCGAGCTTGAATGGCTGGATAAAGAAGATGGATTGGTGCTGCATTATACATCGGGTTCTACAGGCAAACCGAAAGGCGTCCTGCATGCTCAGTATGCAATGGTACAGCAATACCAGACTGGAAAATGGGTCTTAGACTTCAATGAAACCGATATCTATTGGTGCACAGCAGATCCGGGATGGGTAACAGGAACTGCATATGGCGTATTCTCACCTTGGCTAAATGGTGTCACAACAGTTATTCTGGGGGGGAGATTCTCTCCGGATGGCTGGTACAAGGCCATCGAAGATTTTGGCGTAACTGTCTGGTACAGTGCACCAACTGCATTCCGGATGCTGATGGGAGCGGGTGATGCCCTAGTAAAAGAATACGATCTATCAACTCTCCGTCACGTATTATCGGTAGGAGAGCCGTTAAACCCTGAAGTGGTGAGATGGGGAGCACAAGTCTTCGATAAACGCATTCATGATACGTGGTGGATGACAGAAACGGGTGCACAGACCATCTGCAACTATCCAGCCATGGATATTAAGCCTGGATCGATGGGCAAACCGGTGCCAGGCATCAAAGTCGCAATTGTCGATGATCAGGGAAATGAACTGCCACCTAATCAAATGGGCAACCTGGCAATTGAAAAAGGATGGCCGGCGATGATGCGTCAGATTTGGAACAATCCAGCGAAATACGATTCTTACTTCCTGAAGGATAAATGGTATGTTTCAGGAGATTCAGCTTATATGGATGAAGAAGGTTATTTCTGGTTCCAGGGTCGTGTAGATGATGTTATCATGACTTCTGGTGAGCGTGTTGGACCTTTCGAAGTGGAAAGTAAGTTGCTGGAACATCCAGCGGTTGCTGAAGCGGGAGTTATCGGTAAGCCAGATCCGGTCCGTGGTGAAATCATAAAAGCATTTGTGGCGTTGAATGATGGATATGAGCCTTCAGAAGAATTGGTTCAAGATATCCAGCAATTCGTCAAAAAAGGCTTGGCTGCCCACGCAGCTCCACGGGAAATCGAGTTTAAAGACAAACTTCCGAAAACGCGCAGCGGTAAGATTATGCGCCGAGTGCTGAAAGCATGGGAGCTGGATTTACCAACAGGCGATTTATCTACAATGGAAGATTAA